Proteins encoded together in one Thermococcus barophilus MP window:
- a CDS encoding YkgJ family cysteine cluster protein, whose amino-acid sequence MRFKPKPLKSDVKFKCKFCVDCCRGRFIYLTLYDIKRIAEHGHDPQDFVLFTAENGKIRFVLAYREWDLGCVFHDPETGKCRIHDYNPLVCRIYPFMVSHRPLGVEREEPFEYKGKKLWLYYDESCPGIGEGKEIITREEIAELGLNFKEEFDKTDLDGLSKILDEAKK is encoded by the coding sequence ATGCGCTTTAAACCAAAACCCCTCAAAAGTGATGTTAAATTTAAGTGCAAATTCTGTGTAGATTGCTGCCGGGGGCGCTTTATCTACCTCACACTTTACGACATCAAAAGGATAGCAGAGCATGGCCATGATCCTCAAGACTTCGTTCTCTTCACAGCTGAAAACGGGAAAATCAGGTTTGTATTGGCTTACAGGGAGTGGGATTTGGGCTGCGTTTTTCATGACCCAGAGACAGGCAAATGCAGAATCCATGACTACAATCCCTTAGTTTGTCGGATTTATCCTTTTATGGTCTCTCACAGACCTCTGGGCGTTGAGAGGGAAGAGCCTTTTGAATATAAAGGGAAAAAGCTTTGGCTGTATTATGATGAAAGCTGTCCGGGAATAGGGGAAGGAAAAGAAATTATCACAAGAGAAGAGATAGCCGAGCTTGGCTTGAACTTCAAAGAGGAGTTTGATAAGACTGATTTGGATGGGCTGAGCAAGATTTTAGACGAAGCCAAAAAGTAA
- a CDS encoding M1 family aminopeptidase translates to MKIHLIVVIILTTLIVMCISSHRTELRELQFSPTANAKRLFEASWENNTANESISLSIIFDGWNATIKGTQEIELSLSSSSVIPFLFENSSILRFDLEKIEVYGAKVSVKAFYDGKYGILLLNVTPTRSTQKIRLFYTSHYQPLLDINMRDPIEWHMRSTKDYFYIPPEAYMFLSKLRGKFTIKVLHYSTDYTLAGILKLRNGKYKPLLPEEDAFHTDGKRLYILLGRWNIYESTIKINDRNIKVIALTDEGNVTNALSKILKVYSSHLIPYPYDELIYIRFKGHRSEYEGYGLYGGALGTQFKRVIPHEVAHNWFAMYADLGILNEPFAVYTSSLYNLTSEQVDKWEGLCLSLKDKTPIARINGITRQNMNTLYQRGGFILRSLQFVVGNETFFKGLRELLGICHAKDCTQPEETLNLIKEIYENLTNKDLDWFFKEWFYTADYPNFTVSSLKVIQNGNYYRLILNITEKNGFAMPLEVKIVTPTENITKRIFVNGSAILGVELKEKPLRVIIDPNDWMINADGSNYRVNWENFMLEKIEKEAMELNGVEIVVN, encoded by the coding sequence ATGAAGATACATCTTATCGTCGTGATAATTTTAACAACCCTTATAGTTATGTGCATCAGTTCCCATAGAACCGAGCTTAGGGAACTCCAATTCTCACCAACTGCAAACGCCAAACGCCTTTTTGAAGCGAGCTGGGAAAATAACACCGCTAACGAAAGTATTTCTCTTAGTATAATCTTTGATGGATGGAATGCCACAATTAAAGGAACTCAAGAGATTGAGCTTTCCTTAAGCTCTTCCTCTGTAATACCTTTTCTCTTTGAGAATTCGTCCATTTTAAGGTTTGATCTCGAGAAAATAGAGGTCTATGGTGCAAAAGTAAGTGTAAAAGCATTCTATGATGGAAAATACGGCATTTTGCTGCTCAACGTGACTCCCACCAGGAGTACACAAAAGATTAGGCTTTTCTATACTTCGCATTATCAGCCTCTGCTCGATATCAACATGCGAGACCCTATTGAGTGGCACATGAGATCAACTAAGGACTACTTTTACATCCCACCAGAGGCTTATATGTTTCTCTCCAAGCTGAGGGGAAAATTCACGATTAAAGTTCTCCATTATTCAACAGACTACACCCTTGCAGGTATTTTAAAGTTAAGGAATGGAAAATACAAACCGCTCCTTCCAGAGGAGGATGCATTTCATACAGATGGCAAAAGGCTCTATATCCTCCTTGGAAGATGGAACATCTATGAAAGCACAATCAAGATCAATGACAGAAACATAAAAGTCATAGCCCTCACTGACGAGGGGAATGTAACGAATGCGCTCTCAAAAATTCTGAAGGTTTATTCCTCCCACCTCATTCCATACCCTTACGATGAGCTGATTTATATAAGGTTCAAAGGGCATAGAAGCGAGTATGAAGGATACGGCCTGTATGGAGGGGCACTGGGAACGCAGTTCAAAAGAGTTATCCCTCATGAGGTTGCCCACAACTGGTTTGCTATGTATGCTGACCTTGGAATTCTAAATGAACCCTTTGCCGTGTATACATCCTCTTTGTACAATCTAACCTCCGAACAGGTGGATAAATGGGAGGGACTATGTTTGAGTCTGAAAGACAAAACCCCAATAGCGCGGATAAATGGAATTACCCGACAGAACATGAATACTCTCTATCAGCGGGGCGGTTTTATCCTCCGCTCCCTTCAGTTTGTCGTAGGAAATGAGACATTTTTTAAAGGGCTCAGGGAGCTCCTTGGAATTTGCCACGCTAAAGATTGCACTCAACCTGAAGAAACACTAAACCTAATTAAAGAAATCTACGAGAACCTGACTAATAAAGACTTAGATTGGTTCTTCAAAGAGTGGTTCTACACAGCAGATTATCCCAACTTCACGGTCTCCAGCTTGAAAGTCATTCAAAACGGCAACTATTATAGGCTAATACTCAACATAACCGAGAAAAACGGTTTTGCGATGCCACTTGAGGTAAAAATTGTAACTCCCACCGAGAACATCACGAAGAGAATCTTTGTAAATGGCTCAGCTATTTTGGGAGTTGAGTTAAAGGAAAAGCCACTCAGGGTAATCATCGATCCAAATGACTGGATGATTAACGCCGATGGCTCTAACTACAGAGTGAACTGGGAGAACTTTATGCTCGAGAAAATAGAAAAGGAAGCAATGGAACTCAATGGTGTTGAGATAGTAGTGAACTGA